In Thermococcus camini, a genomic segment contains:
- a CDS encoding M24 family metallopeptidase: MRGDPEVFRKRVERFQELLRKNEIDGAVIRTLSSFIYFTGTKWLRPSLLIPAKGEPVVYVVKGEAELFREKSWIENVVEFQKVEDMMAGVVSWIHRNGMSRVGLEFGIERDAYLIFLKIFERLNPSIEIVDVLELTMGMRMIKDEWELDNIRKAGKIAANGMRVAEDVIKPGLSELEIAAEVVRELMLNGSEDPKVYVSVTPRAHAEPFRDLKVPENGIVTVVIGADWNHYYANMARTFVVGDPGERAKRAIEVKEEAYRLALEETKVGVPINAVEKKLASFFKEKGFGEAYIAGYTHGVGLLIEEPPIATIVVPQRAAKVQENMVLTVIHSPLMIPEGAIKHEDTYIVKRNGLERVT, from the coding sequence ATGAGGGGTGACCCCGAGGTATTTCGAAAACGTGTGGAGCGCTTTCAGGAACTCCTCAGGAAGAACGAGATAGACGGGGCGGTCATAAGAACCCTCTCCAGCTTCATCTACTTCACCGGCACCAAGTGGCTCCGGCCGAGCCTCCTCATCCCTGCCAAGGGAGAGCCGGTCGTTTACGTTGTCAAAGGCGAAGCGGAGCTTTTCCGGGAGAAGAGCTGGATTGAAAACGTCGTGGAGTTTCAGAAGGTGGAAGACATGATGGCCGGCGTCGTGAGCTGGATACACCGCAACGGCATGAGCCGAGTTGGTCTCGAATTCGGAATAGAGCGCGACGCCTATCTGATATTCCTCAAGATATTCGAGCGCCTCAACCCATCAATCGAGATAGTCGACGTCCTAGAACTCACGATGGGCATGCGCATGATAAAGGACGAGTGGGAGCTGGACAACATCAGGAAGGCCGGAAAGATAGCCGCTAATGGAATGAGAGTAGCGGAGGATGTCATAAAGCCCGGCCTCAGCGAGCTTGAGATAGCGGCAGAGGTGGTCAGGGAGCTCATGCTGAACGGTAGCGAAGACCCCAAAGTTTACGTCTCCGTAACGCCGAGGGCGCACGCTGAGCCCTTCCGCGACCTGAAAGTTCCGGAGAATGGAATCGTCACCGTCGTTATCGGGGCCGACTGGAACCACTACTACGCCAACATGGCGAGGACCTTCGTCGTTGGAGACCCTGGCGAGAGGGCTAAGAGAGCCATTGAGGTCAAAGAAGAGGCCTACAGGCTTGCACTGGAGGAGACAAAGGTAGGAGTGCCAATCAACGCCGTTGAGAAGAAGCTCGCGAGCTTCTTTAAAGAGAAGGGCTTTGGAGAAGCTTACATAGCCGGATACACCCATGGCGTTGGTCTGCTCATAGAGGAGCCACCGATAGCGACGATAGTCGTCCCGCAGAGGGCCGCGAAAGTTCAGGAGAACATGGTTCTGACGGTTATCCATTCGCCGCTGATGATTCCTGAGGGGGCGATAAAGCACGAGGATACCTACATAGTGAAGAGGAACGGACTGGAGAGGGTGACCTAA
- a CDS encoding Lrp/AsnC family transcriptional regulator, with product MRTDEHLDELDRMILHILQEDGRASYSEIARRLKVPESTVRLRVKKLVEKGIIRKFSALINPFKAGYSIVAFIAVDVEPRWVKKAAEELSKLPEVDVLGIATGAHDILMQVTVKDLQELESFLIEKLGRIEGIRSTETSILTSVRKWGYARVF from the coding sequence ATGCGTACTGATGAGCATCTTGACGAACTGGACAGGATGATACTCCACATCCTCCAGGAGGACGGAAGGGCCAGCTACTCAGAGATAGCCAGACGTCTAAAGGTTCCGGAATCGACGGTTAGGTTGCGCGTGAAGAAGCTCGTCGAAAAGGGCATCATCAGGAAGTTCTCAGCCTTAATAAATCCATTCAAGGCAGGCTACTCAATCGTCGCCTTCATAGCCGTTGATGTTGAGCCGAGGTGGGTGAAGAAAGCGGCGGAAGAGCTCAGCAAGCTCCCTGAGGTGGACGTCCTGGGCATAGCAACCGGGGCGCACGACATACTCATGCAGGTAACCGTTAAGGACCTCCAGGAGCTGGAGAGCTTCCTCATCGAGAAGCTCGGAAGAATAGAGGGGATAAGGAGCACGGAAACGTCAATCCTGACGAGCGTGCGGAAGTGGGGCTACGCGAGGGTGTTTTAG
- a CDS encoding leucine/methionine racemase — protein MNYPRRKDEVLERYSRVFPRSSRVTYAPIVGVKAQNARVWDIEGREYIDFLSDAAVQNVGHNNPRVVQAIKDQAERLIHFTFIYGFPVEPLLLAEKLAEIAPIESPKVSFGMSGSDANDGAIKLARAYTGRRTILSYLRSYYGATYGAMSITGLDFEVRSKVGELSGIHYIPYPNCYRCPFGKEPKTCKMECVSYLKEKFEGEVYAEGTAALFAEPIQGDAGMVVPPEDYFREVKKILDEHGILLIVDEVQSGMGRTGKWFAIEHFGVKPDVITLAKPLGGGLPISAIIGRSDVMDSLPSLGHTFTLSGNPVTSRAALAVIEEIEEKDLLRRAKKLGKYTKKRLEKMKKEHELIGDVRGLGLMLGVDLVKDRETKERAYEEARKVVWRAYELGLVLAFLQGNVLRIQPPLTIEEELLEEGLNRLEQAIADVEEGRVPDDVLTKVQGW, from the coding sequence ATGAACTATCCCCGAAGGAAGGATGAAGTTCTGGAGCGCTATTCGAGAGTTTTTCCGAGGTCTTCAAGGGTCACCTATGCCCCCATTGTGGGCGTTAAAGCCCAGAACGCCCGCGTCTGGGACATCGAGGGAAGGGAATATATAGACTTCCTGAGCGACGCGGCGGTTCAGAACGTCGGCCACAACAACCCCAGGGTTGTCCAAGCAATAAAAGACCAGGCGGAAAGGCTTATTCACTTCACCTTCATCTACGGCTTCCCGGTTGAGCCTCTACTCTTGGCTGAAAAGCTGGCCGAGATAGCACCGATTGAAAGTCCCAAGGTCAGCTTCGGCATGAGCGGGAGCGATGCCAACGATGGGGCGATAAAGCTCGCGCGGGCCTACACTGGGAGGAGAACGATTTTGAGCTACCTGCGAAGCTACTACGGTGCAACCTACGGTGCCATGAGTATAACGGGCCTTGACTTCGAGGTCCGCTCCAAGGTCGGCGAGCTCAGCGGGATCCACTACATCCCCTACCCCAACTGCTACCGCTGTCCCTTCGGGAAGGAGCCGAAGACATGTAAGATGGAGTGCGTCTCCTACCTCAAGGAGAAGTTCGAGGGAGAGGTTTACGCCGAAGGAACCGCCGCCCTCTTCGCCGAGCCGATACAGGGCGATGCTGGAATGGTAGTTCCTCCGGAGGACTACTTCAGGGAGGTGAAGAAAATCCTCGATGAGCACGGGATTCTCCTCATAGTGGACGAGGTTCAGAGCGGCATGGGGAGAACCGGCAAATGGTTCGCGATAGAGCACTTCGGGGTAAAGCCAGATGTCATAACGCTCGCTAAACCCCTCGGCGGGGGTTTGCCCATAAGCGCGATAATAGGGCGCTCCGATGTTATGGACTCTCTGCCGTCTCTGGGCCACACGTTCACACTGAGCGGCAACCCCGTGACGAGCAGGGCAGCTTTGGCGGTTATCGAGGAGATCGAGGAGAAGGACCTGCTCAGGAGGGCGAAGAAGCTCGGGAAATACACCAAAAAACGACTGGAGAAGATGAAGAAGGAGCACGAGCTCATAGGTGACGTTCGGGGCCTTGGCCTGATGCTCGGCGTTGACCTCGTCAAGGACAGAGAAACCAAAGAGCGGGCCTACGAGGAGGCGAGGAAGGTAGTTTGGCGCGCCTACGAGCTCGGCTTAGTTCTTGCGTTCCTCCAGGGCAACGTGCTGAGGATTCAGCCGCCCCTCACGATAGAGGAGGAACTCCTGGAGGAAGGCCTCAACAGGTTGGAACAGGCCATAGCCGATGTTGAGGAGGGCAGGGTTCCGGACGATGTCCTGACGAAGGTTCAGGGCTGGTGA
- a CDS encoding uracil-xanthine permease family protein, translating to METLETMKGPVLKVGIEDKVEPSKALVFGLQHVLAMFGATVTVPLVVGGAVGLNGDQIALMIQAVLLAMGIATLLQTTMGSRYPIVQGSSFAFIPGLIAIGSSLGMAAVQGALIVGGLIEAAIGWFGIIGKVRKLFTPLVTGVTITLIGFSLADVAVKNFFNFYADPSGGTIIKATLVAMITFLTTVFVALRASGSLKAMPVVVGAAVGYIVSVPLGLADFELVKSLPVVSIPRPFPWGSPVFDTTAIILLLFAFMVSIIESVGDYHAIAAVTGSEVTGKHIARGIGSEGLACSIAGLLGACGTTSYSENIGVVALTKVGSRYVVQMGAIILIFLSLLPKFAGILASMPAPVLGGLTLALYGMISVTGLRLIKERVEFTDRNTLILAAALIAGLGAPQLPAEFLAAFPKVVASILESGMAVGALTAIVLERIL from the coding sequence ATGGAAACCCTTGAAACCATGAAAGGACCGGTACTGAAGGTTGGAATCGAGGATAAGGTTGAACCTTCAAAGGCTTTGGTTTTTGGCCTTCAGCACGTTCTCGCGATGTTCGGTGCCACCGTCACCGTTCCCCTGGTTGTGGGGGGTGCAGTTGGCCTGAATGGCGACCAGATAGCCCTCATGATACAGGCCGTTCTGCTGGCGATGGGCATCGCAACGCTGCTCCAGACGACGATGGGTTCGCGCTACCCGATAGTGCAGGGCTCAAGCTTCGCCTTCATTCCGGGGCTGATAGCTATAGGCTCTTCCCTCGGAATGGCCGCGGTACAGGGTGCGCTGATCGTTGGGGGCCTGATAGAGGCTGCCATCGGATGGTTCGGGATAATCGGAAAGGTCAGGAAGCTCTTCACCCCGCTGGTCACAGGGGTTACGATAACGCTGATAGGCTTCAGCCTGGCCGACGTGGCGGTAAAGAACTTCTTCAACTTCTACGCCGACCCCTCAGGGGGAACTATCATCAAGGCCACCCTGGTGGCAATGATAACCTTCCTGACGACGGTCTTCGTGGCCCTTAGGGCGAGTGGGAGCTTGAAGGCGATGCCCGTCGTTGTCGGTGCAGCTGTCGGCTACATCGTGAGCGTTCCCCTCGGCCTCGCGGACTTTGAACTGGTGAAGAGCCTGCCGGTTGTGAGCATCCCAAGGCCCTTCCCGTGGGGCAGTCCGGTCTTTGACACAACCGCAATAATCCTGCTCCTCTTCGCCTTCATGGTGAGCATCATAGAGAGCGTCGGGGACTACCACGCGATAGCGGCCGTTACGGGCTCGGAGGTAACGGGTAAGCACATAGCGAGGGGAATAGGCAGCGAAGGCCTGGCCTGTTCGATAGCGGGCCTCCTCGGAGCGTGCGGGACGACGAGCTACTCCGAGAACATAGGCGTCGTTGCGCTCACCAAGGTCGGTAGCAGGTACGTGGTGCAGATGGGGGCGATTATTCTAATATTCCTCTCCCTGCTCCCGAAGTTTGCCGGAATCCTCGCCTCAATGCCCGCTCCCGTTCTTGGGGGATTAACTCTGGCGCTCTACGGAATGATAAGCGTTACCGGTCTGAGGCTGATAAAGGAGAGGGTCGAGTTTACTGACAGGAACACGCTGATACTGGCCGCCGCACTGATAGCCGGCCTCGGCGCACCACAGCTCCCGGCGGAGTTCCTGGCGGCGTTTCCAAAGGTCGTAGCAAGCATCTTAGAGTCAGGAATGGCGGTTGGAGCTTTGACTGCGATAGTCCTTGAGAGAATCCTCTGA
- a CDS encoding DUF996 domain-containing protein encodes MVSVGIDISSEKNLGLWGSILALVGGFVPYLGSVLALVGFILVLVALKGIGDKVKDDRPFKYYLLAFISAIVVAVIFAIVVFTSLFAFSGFGVIEETHSSVITPEGETVVVPPHGVQHSAPTFVIAGVFLFFLVVMIVVAYFEMKTWGAMYEITGTKEFRDASNWYKWGAMTAIILVGFLLMFIGRIFVILGFSNMPKELEEKPSDMPMDSPIV; translated from the coding sequence GTGGTGTCCGTGGGAATAGACATCAGCAGTGAGAAAAATCTTGGACTGTGGGGCTCTATACTGGCCCTGGTCGGGGGCTTCGTCCCGTACCTGGGAAGCGTGCTTGCTCTGGTAGGATTTATTTTGGTGCTGGTCGCGCTCAAAGGAATTGGGGACAAGGTCAAAGATGACAGGCCCTTCAAGTACTACCTCCTTGCCTTCATCTCCGCGATAGTGGTGGCTGTTATATTTGCCATCGTGGTCTTCACGAGCCTCTTTGCGTTCAGTGGCTTCGGTGTTATCGAAGAGACGCACTCTTCAGTAATAACACCTGAGGGGGAGACCGTTGTAGTGCCTCCCCATGGAGTCCAGCACAGCGCGCCTACCTTCGTGATAGCCGGCGTCTTTCTGTTCTTCCTGGTGGTAATGATAGTCGTTGCGTACTTCGAGATGAAGACCTGGGGAGCAATGTACGAGATAACCGGAACAAAGGAGTTCCGTGATGCCTCTAACTGGTACAAGTGGGGGGCGATGACTGCCATAATCCTCGTTGGCTTCCTGCTTATGTTCATAGGCAGGATATTCGTCATACTGGGCTTCTCCAACATGCCGAAGGAGCTGGAAGAGAAGCCATCGGACATGCCCATGGACTCCCCGATAGTCTAA
- a CDS encoding DUF996 domain-containing protein: MVELRSERNLGIIGSVLVLVGSFTGVIPYWGMVAGGLSLVGEILVLIALKGLGDKLKDDRPFRYYLYSVIATIGIAVIAIIFMAVGIVAMASTGMTFNETPEQVLGALGMGMIFLGLALILAAVVVGIYYAVKTWRVTYELTGVEEFDKTATFIKWGAITAILLVGILLLFVAAIYQIIAFAKLPEELEGKPQTETINAL; the protein is encoded by the coding sequence ATGGTGGAGCTGAGGAGCGAGAGGAATCTCGGGATTATAGGTTCGGTTCTGGTCCTCGTTGGGAGCTTTACCGGCGTCATCCCCTACTGGGGGATGGTGGCTGGAGGTTTATCGCTGGTCGGGGAAATACTCGTGCTGATAGCGCTGAAAGGCCTCGGCGACAAGCTCAAAGACGATAGACCCTTCAGGTACTACCTCTACTCGGTGATAGCTACGATAGGCATAGCGGTCATTGCGATAATCTTCATGGCGGTAGGCATCGTTGCAATGGCAAGCACCGGCATGACCTTCAACGAAACCCCTGAGCAGGTTCTGGGGGCCCTGGGCATGGGGATGATATTCCTCGGGCTGGCCCTCATATTAGCCGCAGTCGTGGTCGGCATCTACTACGCCGTAAAGACCTGGAGGGTCACCTACGAACTTACGGGCGTTGAGGAGTTCGACAAAACTGCAACGTTCATAAAGTGGGGGGCAATAACCGCGATACTCCTCGTTGGAATTCTACTCCTCTTCGTTGCGGCCATCTACCAGATAATAGCTTTCGCGAAGCTGCCGGAGGAGCTGGAAGGAAAGCCCCAGACCGAAACTATAAACGCCCTCTGA
- the nuoI gene encoding NADH-quinone oxidoreductase subunit NuoI produces the protein MESVEKPKVRIVGEEKVKLKKSFVKPWMGIKYLFKKPVTIKIPFEKIEPAPKYRGFHTLNWKTCVGCNFCGQICPARAIEMTWIEVDGKMEKRPHPKVDYGRCTFCQFCVDVCPTGALGFTENYYLTTGGFEEDLELYDWVPIHPDKMKELNEKFGDYRFPVERIEKREDGTHIYHLRDGSKIEFKILGYGLRPPKKPTPAKPAAKPAKAPEKKEAPKPAGKNEASGEKAEVEKKE, from the coding sequence ATGGAGAGCGTTGAGAAGCCAAAGGTTAGGATCGTCGGCGAGGAGAAGGTCAAGCTCAAGAAGTCATTCGTCAAGCCGTGGATGGGCATCAAGTACCTCTTCAAGAAGCCGGTCACGATAAAGATACCCTTCGAGAAGATAGAGCCGGCACCAAAGTACAGGGGATTCCACACGCTGAACTGGAAGACCTGCGTCGGCTGTAACTTCTGCGGCCAGATATGCCCGGCGAGGGCCATAGAGATGACCTGGATAGAAGTGGACGGCAAGATGGAGAAGAGGCCGCACCCGAAGGTGGACTACGGAAGGTGCACCTTCTGCCAGTTCTGCGTTGACGTCTGCCCGACGGGAGCGCTGGGCTTCACCGAGAACTACTACCTGACCACCGGCGGCTTTGAGGAGGACCTGGAGCTCTACGACTGGGTGCCCATACACCCGGACAAGATGAAGGAGCTGAACGAGAAGTTCGGGGACTACCGCTTCCCGGTCGAGAGAATCGAGAAGCGCGAGGACGGCACACACATCTACCACCTCCGCGATGGCTCCAAGATAGAGTTCAAGATACTCGGCTACGGCCTGAGGCCGCCTAAGAAACCTACGCCAGCAAAGCCAGCGGCTAAGCCTGCCAAGGCTCCGGAAAAGAAAGAGGCCCCCAAGCCGGCCGGGAAGAATGAAGCATCAGGCGAGAAGGCCGAGGTGGAGAAGAAGGAGTAA
- a CDS encoding NADH-quinone oxidoreductase subunit D produces MANLEVPKELKTEAKAHDMYLHPIDKDTYELFFGPQHMATENFSIILKMDGNRIERAIVNPGFLHRGFEKLAEQRPYFTNIALLLRICVPESDVPENIYSMAVDEIVGWEVPERAQWIRTVVLEMARMSAWMFWIMGFGNEIGLYTAGQWAAAYRERFMRLFEELTGGRVYHIYTVPGGVRRDIPGDKWLRQLRDTVEYLKGKMKDFDEILFDNYITFERTEGVGVMDKRFALKHAVTGPNLRATGVPYDVRKDDPYLFYPELEFEVPVLKEGDSLARVLVRRYEMEQDLYILEQLLDMGPPSGPYMVKDARLKALPRFKPPKGDAYAHVESTKGDFGAYVVSDGTHKPYRVHVRGPSQSHGVTVLEELLKGARLADVPVILKTLDNCPPDIDR; encoded by the coding sequence ATGGCGAATTTGGAAGTCCCGAAGGAGCTTAAAACCGAGGCAAAGGCCCACGACATGTACCTTCACCCCATAGACAAGGACACCTACGAGCTGTTCTTCGGACCACAGCACATGGCCACGGAGAACTTCAGCATAATCCTGAAGATGGACGGCAACAGGATAGAGAGGGCCATCGTTAATCCCGGTTTCCTCCACCGCGGTTTCGAGAAGCTCGCAGAGCAGAGGCCCTACTTCACCAACATCGCCCTGCTCCTCCGTATATGTGTTCCCGAGAGCGATGTTCCGGAGAACATCTACTCCATGGCCGTTGATGAGATAGTCGGCTGGGAGGTTCCGGAGAGGGCCCAGTGGATAAGGACGGTAGTCCTCGAGATGGCCAGGATGAGCGCCTGGATGTTCTGGATTATGGGCTTTGGAAACGAGATAGGTCTCTACACAGCGGGCCAGTGGGCGGCAGCTTATCGTGAGCGCTTTATGCGCCTCTTCGAGGAGCTCACCGGCGGCAGGGTTTATCACATCTACACCGTGCCGGGAGGTGTTAGAAGGGATATACCTGGAGACAAGTGGTTAAGACAGCTCAGGGACACCGTCGAGTACCTCAAGGGCAAGATGAAGGACTTCGACGAGATACTCTTTGACAACTACATCACCTTTGAGAGGACTGAGGGAGTCGGTGTAATGGACAAGCGCTTTGCTCTCAAGCATGCCGTCACCGGGCCGAACCTTAGAGCCACAGGAGTCCCCTACGACGTCAGGAAGGACGACCCGTATCTGTTCTATCCAGAGCTCGAGTTCGAGGTGCCAGTCCTAAAGGAGGGCGACAGTCTCGCGAGGGTCCTCGTGAGGAGGTACGAGATGGAGCAGGACCTCTACATCCTCGAGCAGCTCCTTGACATGGGGCCGCCGAGTGGGCCGTACATGGTGAAGGACGCCCGCTTAAAGGCCCTGCCGAGGTTCAAGCCGCCGAAGGGAGATGCCTACGCCCACGTTGAGAGCACGAAGGGTGACTTCGGTGCCTACGTTGTCAGTGACGGAACCCACAAGCCGTACCGCGTCCACGTTCGCGGACCGAGCCAGAGCCACGGTGTTACCGTGCTTGAGGAGCTGTTGAAGGGAGCGCGCCTGGCGGACGTTCCGGTCATCCTCAAGACCCTTGACAACTGCCCGCCGGACATAGACAGGTGA
- a CDS encoding NADH-quinone oxidoreductase subunit C yields MDMNEKPKVEEKVEEQKNEVSKLPDTREGKLVAEVLEKAPYAEGSVRRRKRVEFKVPAERIKEFLELASEKFEMLMQISTVDWLKENEFELVYQLWSVSEGVHAFVRTRIPRDDPRVPTVRDIWPVAETYERESHEFFGIIYEGNPRLGPFILEPREYEKHPHRKDFNMLGYVKSIYGEDFDRYDESKTNYVI; encoded by the coding sequence ATGGATATGAACGAGAAGCCCAAAGTGGAGGAGAAGGTCGAGGAGCAGAAAAACGAGGTTTCGAAGCTCCCCGACACCCGGGAAGGAAAGCTCGTCGCGGAGGTGCTTGAGAAGGCACCCTACGCCGAGGGCAGCGTAAGGAGAAGAAAGCGCGTGGAGTTCAAGGTCCCCGCTGAGAGGATAAAGGAGTTCCTCGAGCTAGCAAGCGAGAAGTTCGAGATGCTGATGCAGATAAGCACCGTTGACTGGCTCAAGGAGAATGAGTTTGAGCTCGTCTACCAGCTCTGGAGCGTGAGCGAGGGCGTCCACGCATTCGTGAGGACGAGAATCCCGAGGGACGATCCGCGGGTCCCAACGGTCAGGGACATATGGCCGGTAGCGGAGACCTATGAGAGGGAATCCCACGAGTTCTTCGGGATAATCTACGAGGGCAACCCGAGGCTCGGTCCGTTCATCCTCGAGCCGAGGGAGTACGAGAAGCACCCGCACAGAAAGGACTTCAACATGCTCGGCTACGTCAAGAGTATCTACGGCGAGGATTTCGACAGGTACGACGAGAGCAAGACCAATTACGTGATATGA
- a CDS encoding NuoB/complex I 20 kDa subunit family protein, which produces MSERKNDEFINYELQEFKLFEPLFKWARKKSLWIVAFCTGCGGIEMPPLATARYDFERFGIMPNPAPRMGDLFLITGYVTPKTLKRIIITYEMMQDPKYILIHGSCPINGGVYWDSYNVVKQFDKYLPVDVAIAGCMPRAEAVMDGIMEIMRKIEDGTADGWKRYRENYEYYRKNQDELFGEGWREKDARRWLAWI; this is translated from the coding sequence ATGAGCGAGAGGAAGAATGACGAGTTCATAAACTACGAGCTCCAGGAGTTCAAGCTCTTCGAGCCCCTGTTCAAGTGGGCCAGGAAGAAGAGCCTCTGGATAGTGGCCTTCTGTACAGGATGCGGCGGTATCGAGATGCCGCCGCTGGCCACTGCTCGCTACGACTTCGAGCGCTTCGGAATAATGCCCAACCCGGCACCGAGGATGGGTGACCTGTTCCTCATCACGGGCTACGTAACGCCGAAGACCCTCAAGAGGATAATCATAACCTACGAGATGATGCAGGACCCGAAGTACATCCTCATACACGGCTCCTGCCCGATAAACGGCGGCGTTTACTGGGATTCCTACAACGTGGTCAAGCAGTTCGACAAGTACCTGCCGGTTGACGTTGCCATAGCGGGCTGCATGCCCAGAGCTGAGGCCGTTATGGATGGAATAATGGAGATAATGCGCAAGATAGAAGACGGAACGGCAGATGGCTGGAAGCGCTATAGGGAGAACTATGAGTACTACAGGAAGAACCAAGACGAGCTCTTCGGTGAAGGATGGCGCGAAAAGGACGCCAGGAGGTGGCTGGCATGGATATGA
- a CDS encoding respiratory chain complex I subunit 1 family protein gives MIDWKLVLEVIGMLIYATFMGFIFMGIERKAMARIQRRVGPPIYQPIIDTLKLLGKKESVSHGFIYDFGPIFALGASIAALLFIPLANFQLFSSNADLIVVAYLLEVPMLGIMLGAMSSGNPYSAVGVQRGLLTMVAMQLPYGLALIALIQHWGTFKLSEIVALQQTQGWSILVPALLLALIVFDIVFQAMLGLEPFDIITAPAEISMGPMVEYGGKHAALLFTQHAVQLFAETAFFAVLFLGGASNLLELLVKQIAVLFIAIFVASIYPRFTIDQAAKFFWKWPTILGIIAVLLTV, from the coding sequence ATGATAGACTGGAAACTCGTGCTTGAAGTCATAGGAATGCTGATATACGCCACCTTCATGGGCTTCATCTTCATGGGCATTGAGAGAAAGGCAATGGCCAGGATACAGAGGCGTGTCGGACCTCCGATATACCAGCCGATCATAGACACCCTCAAGCTCCTCGGCAAAAAGGAGAGCGTCAGCCACGGCTTCATCTACGACTTCGGACCGATATTCGCCCTCGGCGCCAGCATAGCCGCGCTCCTCTTCATCCCCCTCGCCAACTTCCAGCTCTTCAGCAGCAACGCCGACCTCATCGTCGTCGCCTACCTCCTCGAGGTACCGATGCTTGGCATAATGCTCGGTGCCATGAGCTCGGGCAACCCCTACTCAGCCGTCGGTGTCCAGCGTGGTCTGCTCACCATGGTGGCCATGCAGCTGCCCTACGGTCTCGCCTTGATAGCCCTCATCCAGCACTGGGGAACCTTCAAGCTCAGCGAGATAGTGGCCCTTCAGCAGACTCAGGGATGGAGCATCCTCGTTCCTGCGCTGCTCCTGGCACTGATAGTCTTTGACATAGTCTTCCAGGCGATGCTCGGCCTCGAGCCCTTCGACATAATCACCGCTCCGGCGGAAATCTCCATGGGTCCGATGGTCGAGTACGGCGGCAAGCACGCGGCACTGCTCTTCACCCAGCATGCGGTTCAGCTCTTCGCGGAGACAGCGTTCTTTGCCGTGCTCTTCCTCGGCGGAGCCAGCAACCTGCTTGAGCTGCTGGTCAAGCAGATAGCGGTGCTCTTCATAGCGATATTCGTGGCCAGCATCTACCCGCGCTTTACCATCGACCAGGCGGCCAAGTTCTTCTGGAAGTGGCCGACCATACTGGGAATAATAGCCGTGCTCCTGACGGTGTGA